CGACCCTCGCACCGTGGCGCGGCCGGGTCGGCCCGCCGTACGCAACGTGGCCAGGCCGTACCGCACTTCCAGATGGGGCCGTCGCATGACCGTCACGAGTGAGCGTTCCGAAATCCGGCTCGAGGACGTCGATTTCAATCGCCGTCATCACCCCGACAAGCCGCTGCGCCCGATCCCGCCGGGTCGCGACTACTTCGCCGACCAGTGGCGCCACATGCGCGAGATGCTGTTCGGGGAGTGGATCGACATCGACAAGGAGGTCGAGCCCAACGACCTGACCCGCTGGCGCGACGACTACTTCTGGCAGGCCGACGAGCTCATGATCGACGTCGTCGACATGTTCGAGCGGATCGGCCCCGAGCGCGGCCGCGCGCTGTTCGAACAGGCCCTGACCCGCGGCATCGACACCCTCGACGATCCGCCCGCCGAACTCGTCGCGCTGTTCGACCATCTCGACAACCTGGCGAACGAGTTCGACCTCGCCGCCGCCGAGCGCGGCCGGATGCTGGCGCTGTCGAGCACCGTCTGCGCCACCACGATCATCCGGGGCTGGGCGTTCTACGAGACCGCGATGACCGGCGACATCTCCGCGGCCACCGGGGCCACCGGCCGGTTCGCCGACGACGGGCCGCGCCGGTTTCTGGAGACCGCCCGGGTGTTCGCCCAGTTCGTCCGGCCGGAGATCTTCGACCGCTGGGCCGAGCCGTTCCAGGACGTGGTGCGGGTGCGGCTCATGCACGCGCTGGCCAGCCGCGGGCTGCGCCGCAAGTGGGGCGATGCGCTCTACCTCAAGTACGGCGAGCCGATCCCGGTCACCTCACTGCTCGGCTTCGGCAGCGGCATGCTGCTGTCCCGGCTGGTTGACCACGCATTCGGCCGCAAACTCACCGACCAGCAACTCGAGGACCTCGCCGAGTACTCCAACTACTCGGGCCGGTTGTGGGGTGCGCCGGCGCAGCTGCGCCCGGCCAACGGCCTCGAGCTGA
The window above is part of the Mycolicibacterium hassiacum DSM 44199 genome. Proteins encoded here:
- a CDS encoding oxygenase MpaB family protein codes for the protein MTVTSERSEIRLEDVDFNRRHHPDKPLRPIPPGRDYFADQWRHMREMLFGEWIDIDKEVEPNDLTRWRDDYFWQADELMIDVVDMFERIGPERGRALFEQALTRGIDTLDDPPAELVALFDHLDNLANEFDLAAAERGRMLALSSTVCATTIIRGWAFYETAMTGDISAATGATGRFADDGPRRFLETARVFAQFVRPEIFDRWAEPFQDVVRVRLMHALASRGLRRKWGDALYLKYGEPIPVTSLLGFGSGMLLSRLVDHAFGRKLTDQQLEDLAEYSNYSGRLWGAPAQLRPANGLELIKSLNYVLARGGNPSPWRAELVDAIAGPHHLRTLTEALPGPLRWFAARYANQITAAVALAPAGVVFGYRQIEAMVADSLFDRLGYDWKRRVGLFEQLTRANVRLAMLADRLPFRNPIREHRRRVGAAGRERVEMMNKVAELRRMRLDFTHHDRSTKGDTFTG